The DNA segment GTACGAGATCCCGGTCGTGTCGTGGTTGTCGACCATCGCCACGAACAGTTTCGACGCCGTCATCTCTTGCACCTTGCCGAGCGCCTTTCCGGTGCCAGCCCTGACCCGGGTCTCGGTGGCGTTTAACGGTTCCGTGTGGTACGGCATGTTCGGTCTCCTGTCTGGCATCCAACGCGACCACCCGCAAAGCGAGGGGCCACGCAAGAGGTCAGGCGGCGTATTCCTCGGCCTTTTCCGCGGCGTACTGGCAGTGCGCGTATTCGCAGAACTTGAACGGCCCTGTGTGCAGTTCATCATGCAAATCACGGACGAAGTGGACCAATGCGCGTACGTCGTCGCACACGGCGCCGTAGTCGCTCTGCATCGCCTTAAGCTCCTCGCGACGTTCTTCTTTGCCAGGCTTGTCATCGCCTAACCACTCGCGATAACCGCGCATTGCGGGACCGTACTCGTCTTGGCTCATTTTCAACTCTCGGTCTAGTCGTGATTTAGAAGTGCCTTGCTACTCGTCCTCATACTCCGCACCGAGGGTGGCGCTCTCGAGCAAATACGGCGACCTCCCGTTTATGTGATCCAGAAACGAACCCGACCGGTGGCGCACTCTGGACAGGCGATCGTGCCGTCTCCGCGAAAATAATGCATGGCGTCCTGGTAGTACCAGTCCTTCTCGGCCTTTCGGTTGTGCGGTACGAATCGGGACTGGCCTCCGATGCCAATCCATCGTCGGCCACAACTAGTGCAGGTCGCGCGACACGTGGAAGCGTCCAGGCCACGCACCTGTTCGACCTTGTCTTGATACCAAGACTCGGGCGGATGGCCGGCCGGTGAGGGGTCCACCTCGGCGACCGTGAGTGGGGTCGCTGTGCCGTTGAATTCGCCGACTTCAGCAAGGACGTACAGTCCGGTCCGGACGATCGGGAGCGTGCCGGTGACACGCGATGGATCGGCGATAAACGGTACGTCATAATGATGGTCCCGCTTGGGTTGACGCATCTCGACCGGCAGAATCGGCCGGGCGACCGTGAACAAGGTAAGGGCTCGATGGTCGGATGCGTAGCTGCGGCCATCGTCGTGCCATAGCCACTCGTACGTACAGGCTTGACAATCAAGCCGCATCGTCCGGATCCGCCGCTGGAACGGCCCGGTCTCTTGAAGAGGCACGAGACAACCGGGGGCTTTCTCACCTGTGAGCAACTGTTTAAGCGACGCGCCTGGCGTCGGGTCCACGACGAGGAACAGCCAATGCCCGGGCGCGTCCCACGTCAGAACGGCTCGCATCGCTTGCGCGGCAGCCGTGTCGGTCCGGCCGATCTTCTTCAAGGTGTGCCGAAGTGTTGCGGCGGCATCGACATAAAGCCGATCTGGCGCGGCAATCGGTCGGTGAATCGATCGATACATCATCGTCTCGTTTCTGGTTGAGGCGGGCGCACCTGAAAATCATTGGGCGCCCGCCTTGACGTGGCGATTACGCGAGGGAGCACTGCGGGGTGGCGCTCTCTGGCCTGGCCGGGACTAGCTGAGCCGGTCGTTCAGCTTTCCAGCCGGAAGGCTGTGGCCAGGTCGCGGCTGGACTCTGACGACCCCTCGGTCGTACATCGGCGCGTAGCTGTTGATTGCTTCAGCAGCGGTGATCGCCTGGTCGAGAACGGCCGCGGCCTCGTCGTACGTCTCATACGGACCAGCCAAGAGCGCAGTACGTGCGCCGCTGCGAAGTCCGGCGTAGAAGCCGATGATCGTGTCGTGAGTGCTGGCTGTTTCCGGGATGTTGGTAGTCATCGCATATTCCTCAGTGGTCGAATTTCGTTTTGGGTGGCGCTCTCACAGTCGCGGGTCGAAAATGTGCAGGCTGCCGTCACATTCGACGGTGGTAATGTCGCCACCGAGTTCCAAGTCGCGCGCGAACGCGGCTACGTCCAGGTAGCTTTCTGAGATTCCGGCATCAGCCATTGCCGCGTACCAACCCATGTCATCGGCGAGGGTTTCGGCGTAGTCTTTGACGCTGTCGAAGGTGCCGAGGTACGCGTCTTGGAATGAGTCGAGGTCGTCCTCGAGGTTGATGCGGTCGCGGGTGGTGACCCATGCGGCGAACGCCGGGCCGTGTTCGGCGATGCCGCGCGCTATGCCCGCTACGGTCGCGATGTCTTCATACTCGCCGAGGGTGACCGGTCCGAATCCCTCGTAATCGTGGATGGCGTACTCTTCTCGCCGGACGTTGCCGCCGGTGTCTTCGTCGGCAAGCATGGACTTGATTTCAAGGTGGATGTCTTCCGGATCCTGTGTGG comes from the Fodinicola acaciae genome and includes:
- a CDS encoding antirestriction protein ArdA, which encodes MSADSPQIYVADLAAYVAGRLRGVWIDATQDPEDIHLEIKSMLADEDTGGNVRREEYAIHDYEGFGPVTLGEYEDIATVAGIARGIAEHGPAFAAWVTTRDRINLEDDLDSFQDAYLGTFDSVKDYAETLADDMGWYAAMADAGISESYLDVAAFARDLELGGDITTVECDGSLHIFDPRL